ATCGGGATGCTTCTCAGAAAGGCAAAGGTCTTAGCATTGTTGTTATTGCTGGCCGTATTGGATACCGTCATTTGTGCCCTGCCTTTCGGGGTTTGGTGAAAGCCTGCTGAGGCTGTACTTTTTCATGAGGTCGTAAAGGGTCGGTCTGCTGACACCTAGAACTTCCGCCGCTTTAGCTATATTGCCTTCCTGGCGGCCAAGGGCGGAGATGATCATTTCCCTTTCCAGCCTGTCTCTTGCGTCTTTCAAAGTCACACAGCCCATGGGCGGCATCATCAGCGGCATGCTGTTTTCAGTAAGCCCAAGATCAGCCGGCTCTATCAGTGGGGAATCGGACATGATCACCGCGCGCTGCACCCTGTTCTCCAGCTCTCGCACATTTCCGGGCCAGGTGTAGTTTTTCAGGATTTTCAAAGAAGAAGTACTGAAGCCTCTGGTCTTTTTGCAGAATTCCTCCGTCGCCCTTTTCAGGAAAAGGTTTGCCAGCAGCATGATGTCGTCCCCCCGCTCCCGCAATGGGGGAAGATTTATGGTTATGACGGCAATCCTGTAGTACAGGTCTTCCCGGAACAATCCTTCGCCGATTGCCTTGGCAATGTCCATGTTGGTTGCCGAAATTATTCTGGCATCAACGGCTATGTCTTCCCTTCCACCTACCCGCTGCAGAACCTTTTCCTGAAGAAAACGGAGAAGCTTTACCTGGAGGTTACCCGGCAGTTCCCCTATTTCATCGAGAAACATGGTCCCCTTGTGGGCATATTCCGCCTTGCCGAGAATCCTGGCATGGGCGCCGGTGAAAGCGCCACGTTCGGTGCCGAACATCTCGGATTCAAGGAGGTTTTCGGGGATTGCGCCGCAGTTTATGGGTACGAAAGGGCCGTTTTTCCTGAGGCTCATATTGTGCAGGGCCTTTGCCACCAGTTCCTTGCCGGTGCCGCTTTCACCTGTGATGAACACGGCTACATCCGATAAAGATACCTTTCTGATCATGGAAAACACCTGCAACATCTGCGGACTTTTGCCGATGATGCCACCGAAACCGCACCCCTTCTGTTCCAATACCGACTGCTGCCGTGCGTTGTCCTCTTCCATATCCAGCAGGTTAAAAGCCCTGTTGATGATCACCCTCAGTTCACTCATATGGATCGGTTTCCGACAGAAGCCATATGCGCCTGCCTGCACAGCCCTGAGCCCGATGTCACGGCGTTCGTGTTCGGTAATGACTATTACCCTGGTAGTGGGGGAATGACTGAGAATCTGCTCCAGACAGCGAAAACCTTCGACTATTCCATTCTCGTCAGGAGACAGGCCGATACCCAGAGTAACTACTTTGGGACGATACCTGTAAAATAGAGCAATGGCTTCTTTACAGTCTCCTGCAAACATGACGTCATATTCTTTTCCAATTCCCCGTTTGAGCTGTTTGCATAACTCGCAGTTGTCTTCGATGATGAGGAGTTTGTTCATCGTCTCTCCCGATGACTTGTTCGCCAACCTGCAGACCGCCCTTTTAAAACCAGACCTACAGCATCGCGCATTTAATTAAATAATAATAATATACTCCTATAGGATAATTTATTTACGGGAAAATTCAATGACAGCTGGAGATATTTGTAACGGTGCCGGCATAAATGAAAAAGGGTGCCGAGATTATCCCCGGCACCCTTTTTAAGAACATTGCAATGTTTAGCTCATTACCAGCTGACGAGCCCCACTGCCCGCTGCAGGATCAGGCGGGCATCGTTCAGATTAATCACACCATCCCCCTTGGGCTTGCCATTTGCGTCAAGCGGCCACACATCCCCGGCTGCTTTCATCGTCTGCGTCTGCAGTGCCGGCTTCAAACTGGCCTGCAAAATCACCAGCGCATCGGCAATGTTGACGACTCCGTCGCCATTACCGTCACCAGCAGCTGCAGTATCCGGCACAGCAGGAGGAACTACTGCTGCATAGGCTTGTACCATGTTGGAAAAAGCGCTTTCATTCCCAGAAGCATCGTAAGCTGTCACTTCAAAAAAGTAGTCTTTCGCAGGATCAAGGCCGTTCAAGGTAAAGGTATCAAGATTCTTCACGTCAACCGGCGATTTGCCCTGGACCGCATCTGAACCGTCGAAGGTTCCTGTGGATGAACCGGCTTTGTAATAAAGCTTGTAACCTGCCAGGTCAGGCTCAGTATTACGGTCCCAGTTGAGTGTTACATCTTTGGCAAATACTTGTGCGCTTGCACCGAAACAGGAAACAGCCAAAAGCAACAGGCAAATGCTTTTTTTCATAATTACTCCTTTTACTTTAACGGATTGAATCGCCGGATCGCCGGCTCTTGCCGATTTCCAGCACCTGCTTTTACAGGTGCAGCTCAGCTTGTGTTCCCTAACTTAGCCTCAAAGCTGAATCAGGTGTGTGACGAGAATCACCAGCTTTGCAGGCTGTTGCAGGAATCAGCGGTACCGGGTTTCCGCCGGGTTGCCGCCAAAAAATTCGGAACCTGTTGACAACGCCTTATTTTATGGAAATAATTTAATAAATTTCGCTTAACGACAGCTCAAGCACCTGGTTCTGGCGCTGCTTACAAAACCTGCCCTATCCCGGTTCCTGCCGTTGATCGAGACGTCCCGACTAAATAGTGGAGGGGATGCAGAGGAAGACCCTGCGTCACCTTTTCCAGGAAAAGTGAGTATTGAATGTGTGGAATAGCGGGCATATGCAATCCGGGACGCTCACCTGAAGTTCTGGTCTCAAGGATGATCGCCGTCATGCGGCACCGGGGCCCCGATGCGTCGGGCATTTTCCTGGATGCCAACATGGCCATGGGGCATGCCCGCCTCAGCATCATCGACCTGGGGGGAGGCACTCAACCGATCTGTAATGAGGATGGGCGGCTCTGGATCGTATATAACGGCGAGATTTTCAATTATCCCGAACTGCGGGCGCTGCTTTTGAAAAAGGGGCATGTGTTTCGGACGGCGACCGATACGGAAGTGCTGGTGCATCTTTATGAAGAATATGGCCCCGATGCCCTGTCCATGGTCAATGGGCAGTTCGCCTTCGCCATATGGGATACCCGGAAGAAAGAACTCTTTCTGGCAAGGGACCGGGTTGGCATCAGGCCGCTCTTCTACACCCGGAATGACAACCAGCTTGTCTTTGCCTCGGAAATCAAAGCCATTTTTCAGGACCCGGCCATAAAAAGGGAACTCGATCTTCAGGCACTGAAGCAGATCTTCACCTTTTGGACGACAGTCGGCGATAGAACTGCCTTTAAAAATGTCCACGAATTGCGTCCCGGTCATTACATGGTCTTCAGAGACGGCAGGATAGTGGAAGAAAAGGCCTTCTGGAGTCTCCCCTTTTATCAAAAGGAAGAAAGGTGGCAGGGAACATTCGGAGAAGCCTGCGAAGAACTACGGGAGTTGCTCTTGGATGCAGTCAGGTTGAGACTGCGTGCCGATGTTCCGGTCGGAGCCTACCTGAGCGGTGGATTGGACTCTTCCATAATCACTTCCCTCATCTCAAGCAGGTTCGACAATAATTTAAGGACTTTTTCCGTCGGATTCGACGAAAGTCCCTTCGACGAAACTCCTTTTCAGGATGAGATGGTCAGATTTCTGGGGACGGGCCATACGAACCGGCGAATAAAGAATACCGACATTCGGGATAACCTGCCGAAGGTGATCTGGCATTGCGAAAAGCCCCTGCTGAGAACTGCTCCTGTGCCCTTGTTCATACTCTCGAAGGTGGTCAGTGACAACAGCTTCAAGATCGTATTGACCGGTGAAGGTGCCGACGAAATCTTCGGCGGCTACAACATCTTCAAAGAGGCAAAGATTCGCCGATTCTGGGCAAACCAGCCGGAGTCAAGGGTGCGCCCTCTTCTTCTGGAAAAGCTTTACCCATACATTTTCCAGAACCCGGCCAGGGAAAGGACTTTTCTGCAGAAATTCTACGGGGTTGACGCCGCCGATTCGGAAGACCCTTTCTTCTCCCATGGCATCCGCTGGAAGAATACCGGCAGAAACGTCATGTTTTTTTCAGAGGATGTGACCACTGCCCTCAAAGGATATCAGCCCGTTCAGGAACTGAAGGCGGCACTCCCCCTTGATTTTGACGGCCGGGATTGCCTGGCGAAGGCCCAGTACCTGGAGACGAGCATCTTCCTTTCCAACTACCTGCTTTCCTCCCAGGGAGACCGGGTAGCCATGGCAAATTCGGTGGAAATGAGGGTACCCTTTCTGGACTTCAGGGTCATCGATTTCGCCATGAGGCTCCCTCCCAAATGGAAGATCAGGGCCTTGAACGAAAAGTATATCCTGAAAAAAACCTTTGCCGGAAACCTGCCCCCCAGGATTACCAATCGTCCCAAGCACCCGTACCGGGCGCCGATACAGGATGTCTTCTTCCAGAACCTGCCCGGTTATGTCGATCACCTGGTGTCCGATCAGTATCTGAAGAAGACCGGCATCTTCGATCCCGGCAAGACCGGCTTTCTGGTTGCCAAATTCAGAAAAAAACAGAAGCTGGGCGAAAGCGAGACGGAGAACATGGCCCTGACGGGAATTATCTCGACGCAACTCCTTTACCAGCAGTTCATGGAAAATTTCCAAATTGCAGACATAACTAATTTTGAGGTGAATAAGATCATTCGACTCAATTAATCCCATCTATCTGACTACTGGAGACAATGATGAGCCCACACGGCACCTTTTCCGCGGAATCATTGAAAACAGACGTTGAGTACGAAGCAGAGCGTATCTGCACAAAATTACGCACCATTCTCAAGGAAGATCTGAAAAGAAGAGGCATAGTCATCGGAGTTTCAGGGGGAATCGACAGCAGTGTGACAGCCGCCCTTGCTGTGAGAGCACTGGGCAGGGAACGGGTATATGCACTTGAGATGCCTGAGCGGCATTCGGCAGATGAAACAAAGACGCTGAGTTCAATGCTGATCGAGCACCTGGGAGTCGAGTCCCAGCATGTGAATATTACCGGCATACTGGAAGCCGTGGGCTTCTACCAGCTTTACGATGATGCGGTGAGGATGGTAGTTCCCGAATACGGCAGAGGCTGGAAATCCAAGATCGTCACATCCAGCGTCTTCGAGAACAACGGGTTCAACCTGCCATCGCTGGTGGCCCAGTCGGAGTCGGGTTGCACCATAAAGAAGCGTCTGCCGCTGACACCCTATCTGCACATAGTTGCAGCCACAAACTACAAACAGCGCATTCGCAAGATGATTGAATATTATCATGCAGACCGTCTCCATTACGCCGTTGCCGGAACCCCCAACCGCCTGGAGTATGACCAGGGCTTCTTCGTAAAACTCGGGGACGGTGCTGCCGATATCAAACCCATTGCCCATCTGTACAAGTCTCAGGTCTACCAGTTGGCTGGATACCTTGGAATTCCGGAGGAAATCAGAAAAAGACCTCCGACGACAGACACCTATTCCCTTTCACAGCAGCAGGATGAGTTCTATTTTTCGCTCCCTTACCAGTCCATGGATCTGTGCCTGATGGGCAAGAACAAAAGCGTTCCACCGGAAGAACTGGCAGCGCTGCTCGATTTCAATGTGGAGCAGATACAGAAGACTTACAACGAAATTGACAACAAGCGCAGCACCACCAGATATCTTCATCTCCCCCCACTGCTGGTCCAGGAAGTGCCAGAAGTGTCGGTAAAGTGACAATGCCGGTAAAGCGAATATATTTCAGGAAAGGTGAAAACAATGAAAGAGACAAAAGAAACAATCAGGAAATACATCGTGGAGAACTTTCTCTTCGGCGAGGATGAAGGTCTGAAAGATGACACTTCGCTCCTGGAAAAGAAAATCATAGATTCCACCGGTATTCTGGAACTTGTGGCGTTTCTCGAAAAAGAATTTTCCATCCGCATCAGGGACGACGAGCTCGTCCCGGAGAATCTCGATTCCATCGACAACATGCAACATTATCTGTCGGGAAAAAAAACTCCGTCTGCAGACTGCTGTAGCGCAGGCACATGGGTTTCCATCTGACCTGACCATTTCGCCCGATAAAGGAGTGAGATAATGCTGGTACATGAATTCCTCATCAATTCTGCGGCACTAAGGCCTGACAAAGCTGCGCTTGTCTGCGGCCAGCAGCGGCTGGCCTACAAAGAGCTGGACATCCTTTCGGACAGGCTGGCGGTAACCCTTGTGGAAATGGGCATTACGCGGCAAGACAGGGTGATCATCTTCCTGGAAAACTCGCTGGAGTCGGTAATAGCCATGTTTGCAATTCTCAAGGCCGGCGGCGTTTTCATCATGCTGAACCCGGACATGAAGGCCAACAAACTGAGCTTCATCCTGAAGGATTCCGAGGCGAAGGGTTTAATCGGACACACCGGCAAATTCGCGGTCATCAATGACGCCATGATGGATACAAACACTCTTGAAAACATCATCTGGTGCGAAGATGGAGATACGGACCTGCACCTGATGGAACGCTCCACCAGACCTGACATGGAGACTATTCTATGGTCAGGGATCATGAATAATCATGGTTCCGTCCCCACGGACAAGCTTCCCAGGTGCATAGATGTGGATCTTGCCACCATCATCTACACATCCGGGTCGACCGGCGAGCCAAAAGGGGTCGTCTCCACCCATTACAACATGGTTGCTGCCGCCGCGAGCATCACCTCGTACCTGAAAAACCGGGAGGACGATATCATCCTCAACACACTGCCGCTCTCCTTCGACTACGGCCTCTACCAGGTAGTCATGGCCGCTCTTTTCGGCGGGACAGTGGTCCTGGAAAAATCCTTCACCTATCCCTATGCCGTAATCGAACGCCTGGTGCAGGAAAAGGTCACCGGTTTCCCCATTGTGCCCACCATGGTGGCAATATTGCTGCAACTGGAGAGCCTCGGCAAATACGACTTCAGCTCCCTCAGATATATGACCAACACCGCTGCGGCCCTGCCTGTCTCATACATTGAAAAGCTGCAGGCATTTTTCCCACATGTAACCATTTTTTCAATGTATGGCCTGACCGAGTGCAAAAGGGTCGCCTATCTTCCCCCGGAAGAGCTGAAACGAAAACCTTCGTCGGTGGGAATTGCCATACCCAATGAAGAGGTATTCATTGTCGGCGCCGACGGCAACAGAGTCGGGCCGAAAGAGGTGGGAGAACTGGTAGTTCGAGGCTCCAACGTGATGCAAGGCTACTGGAAAAGACCGGAGGAAACGGCAAAAACCTTCAAGCCCGGCAGATACCGGGGCGAGACTCTTCTTTATACCGGCGACCTGTTTACCATGGATGAAGAAGGCTTCCTTTACTTTGTCGCCCGAAAAGACGACCTGATCAAGACCAGGGGCGAGCGTGTCAGTCCCAAGGAGATAGAGAACTGCCTGTGCTCCCTGCCCGGGATTGTGGAAGCTGCTGTCATAGGTGTGCCCGATGAGATTCTCGGCCAGGCGATAAAAGCCTTTCTGGTTACAGGAAAAGAAGCCCGATTGACTCAGGACGACGTTCTGAAACACTGCAGCAAAAATCTGGAGTCATTCATGGTTCCCAAATATCTCGAATTCCATGAAATCTTGCCAAAATCGGCAAGTGGAAAAATCGACAAGAAAAAATTAAAGACAATGACAGAGTCGAAAGAAGATATCCCGGATCCTCTGCAGGCCCAGCAGTAACGATGAATAAAATGGTGCAGACGGGAGATCAATGGCCCTGAGAGTCAGACGATATACTCCGGACGATGAAGATGCGTTGTTTACCTTCAGAGAGAAAATATTTCCCGAAGGGCACAAGAGCCTCGACAGAGCACATTTCCGATGGAAATTCCTTAAACATCCCTATGCCGATGAACTGCCGTTTTTCATCATGGAGCATGATGGCAAAGTGGTAGGCACCCAGGGATATTGGCCATTTCTCCTCCGTATCGGCAACAAAAGGATGACCTGCAGCCACCTGGTGGATTTCAATGTGGATGATGCATACAGGGGGTTGCCGACACTCAGGCTGTTCAAGGCAGTATGCTCCTGCTCTGAATTGAATTTCGGGGCCTACCTTTCTTCAGATGCGAAACGTTTTTTTGCAGCGGCCAATTGGATAGATATAAGTTCGCACCTGAAGAACTATTACTGTTTCATAAGTGCGCCTGCTAAAGCAGGACTGATTGGAAAATCAAGGTCCTTCTTCAGGTCATTGCTGATCAGTGCCAAACTCAGGGCTTTGACAATTACAAACAGAAGTTACACGTTCAAACTTGAGCCGAACATCCCAACCCAGGCGGATGAAATCCTTCGCCAGTCACAAAATGAAGAACAGGTATGCTTGGTCAAGGAGAAAAAATTTCTCAACTGGCGCTATGAACCGTCTGTCAGGAGAAAATACAACTTTGCGTCTGTTTATCTTGATGGCAGCCTGAAATGCTTCCTGATTTTCAAAATTATTAAAGACAGTGGTTTGAACCGTTGCTTCATCATGGACATTATCCATACTCCAGGGGAGAAACGGCCGCTGAAAATACTTCTGATTCATCTGGCTGCATATCTTAAAAATACAAGTGACGTGGCTGTATTACAGTCAGCCGCTTTGCCGACATTGGGAAACCTGTTACTGTCATGTGGCTTTTCAAGCAATGATAGCAATATCGGTTTCATGCTGTCACACAACAGCTATAATTTTACAAAAGAATCAAATAGCTTATCAAGGTTCAACTTTGTGTTGGGGGATACGGATTTCTTATAGATTCAGAGGGAAACAATGAGAAACCTGATCAGAAACATCAAATTCAATATTAAAAAATCACTGGTAGAGATGAAGCCGATCATTCTGACTTATCACAGCATCCATAGCGGGAATCTCCCATTCCCTATCTGGACCCAGCTGGATTATCTTTATTTCGAACAACATTTACAGTTCCTATCCTCCAATTTCAACTGTATCAGTCTTGAAAGCCTGCAGAAACAGATACAAAATGGAAATTTCGAGCCCTATTCGGTTGTTGTTACCTTTGATGATGGTTATCACAATAACTTCTTTAATGCATATCCCTTGTTACTGAAATACAAAATACCGGCTACCATTTTTGTAACAGCAGGCTTTGTCGATAAAGACGAATATATCTGGTCTGATAAGATTGCCGCTATTTTGTCGCTTTTGGACAATGTGGCAATCGACCTGAATGATGTGACTGTAAAAATTGAATCGGTAAAGGACAAGGCCGTTGCATACCGTATGATAGTCAACCGGTTCAAGGCGCTGCATCCCGACGAGATCAAGACCTCCATCAGCAACCTGATGGAATACTTCGGGGTATCGGAGGAGAACCTGAAAACACCCCTCCTCAAATCCTGTTTCGGTCACCTGGACTGGGACGAGATCATTATAATGCGCGATTCAGGATTGATCGAGATAGGTTCCCACGGAATGTCCCATTCCATATTGGCCCGCCTGTCCGATAAGGAAGCCAAGGCGGAAATTTTTCAGTCCAAAAACACCATCGAGACCAAACTGGCGCGTTTTGGGCCGGTAAAATTCTTCGCCTATCCCAATGGGGGTGAAAACGATTTCACCAGGGCTCACCGGAATCTTCTCATCGAATCCAACTATCAAGGGGTCCTGACCACCAGAATCAACCGTGTCGACCAAGGTTCGGACTGCTTCGAACTGCCCAGGGTCTGCATCGGCGACGAATGCAGCGTCAACTATCTGCGCTACCTCATGTGTCAGTGACAACCTTCAACAAGGAAACCGTATGAAAGAAATGATCAACGAGCTTATCCATTACAGGGAATTGCTGTATATACTGACCTGGCGCGACATAAAAATACGCTACAAACAGTCAGTCATGGGCTTTATGTGGGCGGTGTTCATGCCCATGCTCATTGTTGCGGCCGGAATCATCATGAAACTGGTTTTTTCGTTCATCTCGGGCAAGCCCTTCAATGCCATGGATCTGGCATCCATTTCCGTCAAGGCCCTGCCCTGGTCCTTCTTCATCGGGTCCATCAGATTTTCCACTATCTGCCTTACGGCCAATTCCAATCTTGTGTCCAAGATCTATTTTCCACGGGAGATATTTCCCCTGGCGGCAATTCTGGCCAATCTTTTCGATTTCGCCATAGCAGCAAGCGCCCTGGCCGTGATCCTGACCATCAGCAATATCGGCATAAGCCTGAACATTCTATGGCTTCCGGTCCTGCTTTTCCTGCTGGTCCTGTTAACGGCAGGCATTGCCTTTGTCCTTTCCTGTGCCAATCTCTTCTTCAGGGACGTTAAATACATCGTCGAGGTTATCCTAACCTTTGCCATTTTCTTTACGCCGGTTTTTTATGAAGCTTCCCTGTTCGGCAAATGGTCGAGCCTGCTCCTGATCAATCCAGTGGGGTCCATTCTGGAAGCCATCAACAACGTGGTAGTTCTCCATCAACCTCCCGACCTGTTCTGGCTTGGTTATGCAGCAACCTTTAGTTTGTGCCTTTTTGTCGTCAGCTGGTTCGTTTTCCACCGCTCGGAATTCCTGTTTGCCGAACGCATTTAACCTTAAGAGGATCCATTATCGTGTCAGAAATAGCATTGGAATTAAACAGCGTCTGGAAGAAATTCGTCAAGGGGGAGCGCTACGACTCGCTCAGAGACCTGATCCCTGCCATTTTCAAAAACACCTTTTCCAACAACCGGACATCGGAACTGTCGGGCATGGAATTCTGGGCTTTGACCGATATCTCCTTTCAGGTCCGCCGGGGAGAAGCCCTGGGCATCATCGGCCCTAACGGCTCCGGCAAGAGCACCACCCTCAAGATCCTGAGCGGCATCCTACGCCCGACCACCGGCAAGATAACCGTTAACGGCAGGCTGAGCGCCCTTATCGAGGTGGGAGCCGGATTTCATCAGGACCTGACCGGACGGGAGAACATTTTCCTCAACGGCTCGATTCTCGGCATGAAAAAGGATGAGATCAAGCGAAGAATGGACGAGATCATCGAGTTCTCAGGTATCTCCGAGTTCATTGACACTCCGGTAAAACGCTTTTCATCGGGCATGTATGCCCGTCTTGGGTTTTCCATTGCTGCCCATGTGGACCCGGAAATACTCCTGGTGGATGAGGTGCTGAGCGTGGGGGACATGTGGTTCCAGGAAAAATGCCTGGAAAAGATGCTCTCCTTCAAGAACAAGGACATCGCCATTATTTTCGTTTCCCACAACTTGGAGTCGGTCAATGTTCTCTGCAGCAAAACGGCATTGATCAAAAAGGGCGTCCTGAGGAAAATCGGCGATACAGCTGAAACGATCAGGGAATATATCTGCTCCAATCAAGAAGATACGGTGGATACCTTGACTGAAAATTCCATCTCCAATGTGAAGCTGTTGAACATGAAAAACGAGTTGGTCTCCATCTGTTATCCCGAACAGAAGTGCCGGCTGACCTTCAAGATCAAATGCGACAAGCCCTTCAAGGAGTGCCAGATGGGCTTTCTAATCCACCGGTTGTCCGATGGATTGAGTATCTGCGACTACAACTTGTCGTTGAATTCCATAAAAACCACGGACAACAATGGGGATACGGCAGACGGCGCCATCGACTTCGATATCAATCTGCTGAGAGGGTCATATTCCGTGTCC
This region of Geotalea daltonii FRC-32 genomic DNA includes:
- the prsR gene encoding PEP-CTERM-box response regulator transcription factor — translated: MNKLLIIEDNCELCKQLKRGIGKEYDVMFAGDCKEAIALFYRYRPKVVTLGIGLSPDENGIVEGFRCLEQILSHSPTTRVIVITEHERRDIGLRAVQAGAYGFCRKPIHMSELRVIINRAFNLLDMEEDNARQQSVLEQKGCGFGGIIGKSPQMLQVFSMIRKVSLSDVAVFITGESGTGKELVAKALHNMSLRKNGPFVPINCGAIPENLLESEMFGTERGAFTGAHARILGKAEYAHKGTMFLDEIGELPGNLQVKLLRFLQEKVLQRVGGREDIAVDARIISATNMDIAKAIGEGLFREDLYYRIAVITINLPPLRERGDDIMLLANLFLKRATEEFCKKTRGFSTSSLKILKNYTWPGNVRELENRVQRAVIMSDSPLIEPADLGLTENSMPLMMPPMGCVTLKDARDRLEREMIISALGRQEGNIAKAAEVLGVSRPTLYDLMKKYSLSRLSPNPERQGTNDGIQYGQQ
- a CDS encoding dockerin type I repeat-containing protein — translated: MKKSICLLLLAVSCFGASAQVFAKDVTLNWDRNTEPDLAGYKLYYKAGSSTGTFDGSDAVQGKSPVDVKNLDTFTLNGLDPAKDYFFEVTAYDASGNESAFSNMVQAYAAVVPPAVPDTAAAGDGNGDGVVNIADALVILQASLKPALQTQTMKAAGDVWPLDANGKPKGDGVINLNDARLILQRAVGLVSW
- the asnB gene encoding asparagine synthase (glutamine-hydrolyzing), with the protein product MCGIAGICNPGRSPEVLVSRMIAVMRHRGPDASGIFLDANMAMGHARLSIIDLGGGTQPICNEDGRLWIVYNGEIFNYPELRALLLKKGHVFRTATDTEVLVHLYEEYGPDALSMVNGQFAFAIWDTRKKELFLARDRVGIRPLFYTRNDNQLVFASEIKAIFQDPAIKRELDLQALKQIFTFWTTVGDRTAFKNVHELRPGHYMVFRDGRIVEEKAFWSLPFYQKEERWQGTFGEACEELRELLLDAVRLRLRADVPVGAYLSGGLDSSIITSLISSRFDNNLRTFSVGFDESPFDETPFQDEMVRFLGTGHTNRRIKNTDIRDNLPKVIWHCEKPLLRTAPVPLFILSKVVSDNSFKIVLTGEGADEIFGGYNIFKEAKIRRFWANQPESRVRPLLLEKLYPYIFQNPARERTFLQKFYGVDAADSEDPFFSHGIRWKNTGRNVMFFSEDVTTALKGYQPVQELKAALPLDFDGRDCLAKAQYLETSIFLSNYLLSSQGDRVAMANSVEMRVPFLDFRVIDFAMRLPPKWKIRALNEKYILKKTFAGNLPPRITNRPKHPYRAPIQDVFFQNLPGYVDHLVSDQYLKKTGIFDPGKTGFLVAKFRKKQKLGESETENMALTGIISTQLLYQQFMENFQIADITNFEVNKIIRLN
- the nadE gene encoding NAD(+) synthase — encoded protein: MMSPHGTFSAESLKTDVEYEAERICTKLRTILKEDLKRRGIVIGVSGGIDSSVTAALAVRALGRERVYALEMPERHSADETKTLSSMLIEHLGVESQHVNITGILEAVGFYQLYDDAVRMVVPEYGRGWKSKIVTSSVFENNGFNLPSLVAQSESGCTIKKRLPLTPYLHIVAATNYKQRIRKMIEYYHADRLHYAVAGTPNRLEYDQGFFVKLGDGAADIKPIAHLYKSQVYQLAGYLGIPEEIRKRPPTTDTYSLSQQQDEFYFSLPYQSMDLCLMGKNKSVPPEELAALLDFNVEQIQKTYNEIDNKRSTTRYLHLPPLLVQEVPEVSVK
- a CDS encoding acyl carrier protein — translated: MKETKETIRKYIVENFLFGEDEGLKDDTSLLEKKIIDSTGILELVAFLEKEFSIRIRDDELVPENLDSIDNMQHYLSGKKTPSADCCSAGTWVSI
- a CDS encoding class I adenylate-forming enzyme family protein; its protein translation is MLVHEFLINSAALRPDKAALVCGQQRLAYKELDILSDRLAVTLVEMGITRQDRVIIFLENSLESVIAMFAILKAGGVFIMLNPDMKANKLSFILKDSEAKGLIGHTGKFAVINDAMMDTNTLENIIWCEDGDTDLHLMERSTRPDMETILWSGIMNNHGSVPTDKLPRCIDVDLATIIYTSGSTGEPKGVVSTHYNMVAAAASITSYLKNREDDIILNTLPLSFDYGLYQVVMAALFGGTVVLEKSFTYPYAVIERLVQEKVTGFPIVPTMVAILLQLESLGKYDFSSLRYMTNTAAALPVSYIEKLQAFFPHVTIFSMYGLTECKRVAYLPPEELKRKPSSVGIAIPNEEVFIVGADGNRVGPKEVGELVVRGSNVMQGYWKRPEETAKTFKPGRYRGETLLYTGDLFTMDEEGFLYFVARKDDLIKTRGERVSPKEIENCLCSLPGIVEAAVIGVPDEILGQAIKAFLVTGKEARLTQDDVLKHCSKNLESFMVPKYLEFHEILPKSASGKIDKKKLKTMTESKEDIPDPLQAQQ
- a CDS encoding GNAT family N-acetyltransferase, which produces MALRVRRYTPDDEDALFTFREKIFPEGHKSLDRAHFRWKFLKHPYADELPFFIMEHDGKVVGTQGYWPFLLRIGNKRMTCSHLVDFNVDDAYRGLPTLRLFKAVCSCSELNFGAYLSSDAKRFFAAANWIDISSHLKNYYCFISAPAKAGLIGKSRSFFRSLLISAKLRALTITNRSYTFKLEPNIPTQADEILRQSQNEEQVCLVKEKKFLNWRYEPSVRRKYNFASVYLDGSLKCFLIFKIIKDSGLNRCFIMDIIHTPGEKRPLKILLIHLAAYLKNTSDVAVLQSAALPTLGNLLLSCGFSSNDSNIGFMLSHNSYNFTKESNSLSRFNFVLGDTDFL
- a CDS encoding polysaccharide deacetylase family protein, which gives rise to MRNLIRNIKFNIKKSLVEMKPIILTYHSIHSGNLPFPIWTQLDYLYFEQHLQFLSSNFNCISLESLQKQIQNGNFEPYSVVVTFDDGYHNNFFNAYPLLLKYKIPATIFVTAGFVDKDEYIWSDKIAAILSLLDNVAIDLNDVTVKIESVKDKAVAYRMIVNRFKALHPDEIKTSISNLMEYFGVSEENLKTPLLKSCFGHLDWDEIIIMRDSGLIEIGSHGMSHSILARLSDKEAKAEIFQSKNTIETKLARFGPVKFFAYPNGGENDFTRAHRNLLIESNYQGVLTTRINRVDQGSDCFELPRVCIGDECSVNYLRYLMCQ
- a CDS encoding ABC transporter permease, which codes for MKEMINELIHYRELLYILTWRDIKIRYKQSVMGFMWAVFMPMLIVAAGIIMKLVFSFISGKPFNAMDLASISVKALPWSFFIGSIRFSTICLTANSNLVSKIYFPREIFPLAAILANLFDFAIAASALAVILTISNIGISLNILWLPVLLFLLVLLTAGIAFVLSCANLFFRDVKYIVEVILTFAIFFTPVFYEASLFGKWSSLLLINPVGSILEAINNVVVLHQPPDLFWLGYAATFSLCLFVVSWFVFHRSEFLFAERI
- a CDS encoding ABC transporter ATP-binding protein; protein product: MSEIALELNSVWKKFVKGERYDSLRDLIPAIFKNTFSNNRTSELSGMEFWALTDISFQVRRGEALGIIGPNGSGKSTTLKILSGILRPTTGKITVNGRLSALIEVGAGFHQDLTGRENIFLNGSILGMKKDEIKRRMDEIIEFSGISEFIDTPVKRFSSGMYARLGFSIAAHVDPEILLVDEVLSVGDMWFQEKCLEKMLSFKNKDIAIIFVSHNLESVNVLCSKTALIKKGVLRKIGDTAETIREYICSNQEDTVDTLTENSISNVKLLNMKNELVSICYPEQKCRLTFKIKCDKPFKECQMGFLIHRLSDGLSICDYNLSLNSIKTTDNNGDTADGAIDFDINLLRGSYSVSLHLYHYPSATFLTRVKNIAYFSVEERVSWHGVTHISPLIHSIG